The proteins below come from a single Saccharophagus degradans 2-40 genomic window:
- a CDS encoding aminoglycoside phosphotransferase family protein, which produces MSQHEIQNIVSEHLPTLLQWVQTQAAEHFGEQLKNKSVSLVPVPGDAGFRHYFRLNNAPQALLAVFAPPATEKNKQFVAVANYLSAQGVRVPKVLAADYERGYLLIEDFGDALLQPLLTADTVQGLYGEVLMALLHMQAAPAQTDIFVSYSEQLLRTELNVFREWFVEGMLGYALTQADEGIVGDAFDTLVHSALGQPQVIVHRDFHSRNILIAQTPSGCEAPAFIDFQDAVLGPITYDLVSLLKDCYIKWPADQVEQWALAYGNLLLDAGLIPPVSQAKFLSWFDLMGLQRHIKVLGVFSRLYLRDGKAAYLKDLPLVVEYVRTTLVKYPQLAPFADWFDAALMPLIKQRAWFTQ; this is translated from the coding sequence ATGAGCCAACACGAAATTCAAAATATTGTGAGTGAACATTTGCCCACGCTTTTGCAGTGGGTACAAACACAGGCAGCGGAACATTTTGGCGAGCAGCTTAAAAATAAATCAGTTAGCTTGGTGCCGGTGCCCGGCGACGCAGGCTTTCGCCATTATTTTAGGTTGAATAATGCACCACAAGCGCTGCTGGCGGTATTTGCGCCGCCGGCAACCGAGAAAAATAAACAGTTTGTAGCAGTAGCCAATTACTTATCTGCGCAGGGTGTACGTGTACCTAAGGTGTTAGCGGCAGACTACGAGCGCGGTTATTTATTGATCGAAGATTTTGGCGATGCGTTACTGCAACCCTTGCTTACCGCCGATACGGTGCAAGGGTTATACGGTGAGGTGTTAATGGCGTTGCTACATATGCAGGCCGCCCCCGCGCAAACCGATATTTTTGTTAGCTATTCCGAGCAGCTGTTGCGTACCGAGTTGAACGTATTCCGCGAATGGTTTGTTGAAGGCATGCTTGGTTATGCGTTAACGCAAGCCGATGAAGGTATTGTGGGTGATGCATTTGATACTTTAGTGCACAGCGCTTTAGGCCAGCCGCAGGTAATTGTGCACCGCGACTTTCACTCGCGCAATATTCTTATCGCCCAAACACCTAGTGGCTGCGAAGCGCCCGCCTTTATTGATTTTCAAGATGCTGTGCTCGGCCCAATCACTTACGATTTAGTTAGCTTGCTAAAAGATTGTTATATCAAATGGCCTGCAGACCAAGTTGAGCAGTGGGCGCTGGCCTACGGTAATTTATTATTAGATGCGGGGCTTATTCCGCCTGTGTCGCAGGCTAAATTTTTAAGCTGGTTTGACCTAATGGGCTTGCAGCGTCACATTAAGGTGTTGGGGGTGTTTTCGAGGCTTTATTTGCGCGACGGTAAAGCGGCCTATTTAAAAGATTTACCCCTAGTGGTGGAATATGTGCGCACTACCTTGGTTAAATACCCGCAATTGGCCCCGTTTGCGGACTGGTTTGACGCAGCCCTAATGCCGCTTATAAAGCAGCGAGCGTGGTTTACCCAATAA
- the murU gene encoding N-acetylmuramate alpha-1-phosphate uridylyltransferase MurU produces MQIRTAMILAAGEGRRMRPLTLTTPKPLLVAGDKPLIEHHICKLVAAGITRIVINLAYLGSKIEQALGCGERFGAQLLYSYEPNPLETAGAINHALDLLGSEPFLLVNGDIYTDLDFNLLCAAPLPANMLGRLVLVTNPSHNPSGDFEVLADGLLAAKGAGGTAATFSGVSILAPELIRTYPQCRETFPLKEVFDYGIKRGVLQGQIYSGWWTDVGTPERLAQINALLNK; encoded by the coding sequence ATGCAAATACGTACCGCAATGATACTGGCGGCGGGTGAAGGCCGGCGAATGCGCCCGCTTACCCTCACAACCCCCAAGCCACTGCTAGTGGCGGGCGATAAACCACTTATAGAGCACCACATTTGCAAGTTGGTGGCGGCCGGCATAACGCGCATTGTTATTAACTTGGCGTATTTGGGCAGTAAAATTGAGCAGGCGTTAGGTTGTGGGGAGCGCTTTGGTGCCCAATTGCTGTACTCCTACGAGCCCAATCCGCTGGAAACGGCTGGTGCTATTAATCACGCGCTGGACTTGTTGGGCAGCGAACCTTTCTTACTTGTAAATGGCGATATATATACCGATTTAGACTTCAACTTGTTATGTGCAGCGCCTCTGCCGGCCAATATGCTGGGCCGGTTGGTGCTTGTGACCAACCCATCGCACAACCCTAGTGGTGACTTTGAAGTGCTTGCCGACGGCTTGCTGGCAGCAAAAGGGGCGGGTGGTACGGCTGCGACATTTAGCGGTGTGAGCATTTTGGCGCCCGAGCTAATTCGCACTTATCCGCAGTGCCGAGAAACATTCCCTTTGAAAGAAGTATTCGATTACGGCATTAAGCGCGGGGTGCTGCAGGGGCAAATCTACTCGGGGTGGTGGACCGATGTGGGCACCCCAGAGCGACTGGCGCAAATTAATGCGCTGCTTAATAAGTAG
- a CDS encoding GIN domain-containing protein, giving the protein MAVANHLNLRVLPRGLVRVVAAFMLFVGLAAAAIAENRVTKVVPIEAVEAITLTGAAELIIRQGEAASLEVRAPVDVLANIKVEQADSRLILGQKQSKSFWSWFGSKNESSDVTFIVTVKNLSALNVAGAARVRLDSLNSPQLMLELTGAAQMHIGNAVLERLQVNLTGASRCNIDALSAHFTGIQLVGASQMQVNGGDTVELNVESVGASRLRADAFKAVTAKVHAVGASQATVYASKALTANATGASNIRYAGEPVNVQADTAGASKVGSL; this is encoded by the coding sequence ATGGCTGTTGCCAATCATTTAAATTTAAGGGTATTACCGCGCGGCTTAGTTAGGGTTGTTGCCGCATTTATGTTGTTTGTTGGGCTTGCCGCTGCGGCGATTGCTGAAAATCGCGTAACTAAAGTAGTGCCTATAGAGGCTGTGGAAGCAATTACCTTAACCGGTGCTGCAGAGTTAATTATTCGGCAGGGTGAAGCTGCGAGTTTGGAAGTGCGCGCACCCGTGGATGTGCTTGCAAATATTAAGGTGGAGCAAGCTGATTCGCGACTGATACTGGGGCAAAAACAAAGCAAATCGTTTTGGTCGTGGTTTGGCTCTAAAAACGAAAGTAGCGACGTTACATTTATTGTAACGGTTAAAAATCTATCGGCCTTAAATGTGGCGGGTGCAGCAAGGGTTCGGCTAGATTCGCTCAACAGCCCTCAGCTAATGCTCGAGCTAACTGGCGCCGCCCAAATGCATATAGGCAACGCGGTGCTAGAGCGTTTACAGGTAAACCTTACCGGAGCGAGCCGTTGTAATATCGATGCGCTAAGTGCTCACTTCACTGGTATTCAGTTGGTGGGTGCTTCGCAAATGCAGGTGAATGGTGGCGATACCGTTGAATTGAATGTGGAATCTGTGGGGGCGAGTCGATTGCGTGCAGATGCTTTCAAAGCTGTGACAGCCAAGGTGCACGCGGTGGGGGCTTCGCAGGCAACGGTATATGCAAGTAAAGCATTAACTGCCAACGCAACGGGCGCGTCTAATATTCGCTATGCGGGGGAGCCTGTTAATGTTCAGGCAGACACTGCCGGGGCAAGTAAGGTGGGCAGCCTGTAG
- a CDS encoding alpha/beta hydrolase family protein, with the protein MKIRLNHFFSRALIITLCFSATSHLALAQEEDTAQQEQTKPKPPPPRAVPDTNKQAERLLSEELGEDAIVWLNAAGEKFISLWEPDRSGNPFGAILIVHGEGQTADWPYTIRALRQSLPDHGWSTLSISLPNPAETPPPARPSGDTTPPSKPTPPPTEPIVIERMKAAMSYLNKRGQYNIVILAHGVGASRSVQYLSQLSTSRPNNLPSGGRSRATAIIDRPIRALIMVNARNGIEGADDNLTEYLTDRSLPVMDIFFGDHVLDATEPDQRKMAAKKNRIAHYHQSKLLEPSANWQEGENRLTRRVRGFLNKYAKGVEIDG; encoded by the coding sequence ATGAAGATACGCCTAAACCACTTTTTCTCACGCGCCCTTATCATCACCCTATGCTTTAGCGCTACATCACATCTAGCACTGGCCCAAGAGGAAGACACAGCCCAGCAAGAACAGACTAAACCTAAGCCGCCACCACCCAGAGCCGTACCCGACACCAACAAACAAGCCGAACGCTTGCTCTCAGAAGAGCTCGGCGAAGATGCCATTGTTTGGCTAAATGCCGCAGGCGAGAAATTCATCTCGCTTTGGGAGCCTGATAGGAGCGGCAACCCATTTGGCGCCATTTTGATTGTGCACGGCGAAGGGCAAACCGCCGACTGGCCCTACACCATTCGCGCATTGCGCCAATCTTTGCCAGATCACGGCTGGTCCACACTGTCTATTTCGCTGCCTAATCCTGCCGAAACACCGCCGCCAGCTAGGCCATCAGGCGATACAACGCCGCCCTCTAAGCCAACCCCTCCTCCTACCGAGCCAATCGTCATTGAGCGGATGAAAGCGGCTATGAGCTACCTAAACAAGCGCGGCCAATACAATATTGTGATTCTTGCTCACGGTGTGGGGGCTTCGCGTTCGGTGCAATATTTATCTCAACTTTCCACTAGCCGCCCAAACAACCTACCTAGTGGCGGCCGATCCCGAGCGACAGCAATTATCGACCGCCCAATTCGAGCCCTTATTATGGTAAATGCTCGCAACGGTATAGAAGGGGCAGATGACAACCTAACGGAATATTTAACAGACCGCTCGCTACCCGTGATGGATATCTTTTTTGGCGACCACGTTTTAGATGCAACAGAACCCGACCAACGCAAAATGGCCGCCAAGAAAAACCGCATTGCCCATTACCATCAATCCAAATTGCTCGAGCCATCGGCAAACTGGCAGGAAGGAGAAAACAGATTAACCCGTCGTGTGCGCGGCTTTTTAAACAAGTATGCGAAGGGTGTTGAAATTGATGGCTAG
- the rpe gene encoding ribulose-phosphate 3-epimerase, giving the protein MSIPQAKRDFKIAPSILSADFARLGEEVDAVLKAGADFVHFDVMDNHYVPNLTFGPMVCKALRNYGITAPIDVHLMVDPVDDLVKTFADAGATYISFHPDASRHADRTVKLIRDLGCKPGVVLNPAVTLESVKHLLDQVDMLLLMSVNPGFGGQKFIPYTLDKLKEARARLDDAGLEARLEVDGGVSTANIADVARAGADTFVAGSAIFGAQNYESVIKQMRDTLAQL; this is encoded by the coding sequence ATGAGCATCCCGCAAGCGAAACGCGACTTTAAAATTGCCCCATCCATACTTTCTGCCGATTTTGCCCGTTTAGGCGAAGAAGTTGATGCCGTTTTAAAGGCAGGAGCCGATTTTGTACATTTCGATGTAATGGACAACCACTACGTGCCTAACCTCACGTTTGGCCCTATGGTGTGTAAGGCGCTGCGCAATTACGGTATTACCGCACCTATCGATGTGCACCTTATGGTAGACCCTGTAGATGATTTGGTGAAAACCTTCGCCGATGCGGGCGCTACCTATATTTCGTTCCACCCCGACGCTTCGCGCCATGCCGATCGTACCGTTAAACTTATTCGCGATTTGGGCTGCAAGCCGGGCGTTGTGCTTAACCCTGCAGTAACCCTTGAATCGGTTAAGCACCTGCTTGATCAAGTAGATATGTTGCTGCTTATGTCGGTTAACCCTGGGTTTGGTGGACAAAAGTTTATTCCTTACACCTTAGATAAGTTAAAAGAGGCGCGTGCACGCTTGGATGACGCTGGCTTAGAGGCGCGTTTAGAGGTAGATGGCGGCGTGTCGACGGCTAACATTGCCGATGTGGCGCGGGCGGGTGCCGATACCTTTGTTGCCGGTTCCGCTATCTTCGGCGCGCAGAATTACGAGTCCGTAATTAAGCAAATGCGTGATACACTCGCTCAGCTATAA
- the trpE gene encoding anthranilate synthase component I, with translation MTPELFAQYCDEGYNRIPVTREVLADTETPLSAYLKLAHGPYTYLFESVQGGEKWGRYSIIGLPAKYRLEVRGRTVTEFSGNEVVATAEAADPLDYVSAFQKRFNVPELEGLPVFSGGLVGYFAYDCVRYIEPKLYPSVPHDEIGTPDVLLMVSDELLVFDNLRGKLHLIVHANPENGETFASAQARLDALEAGLQKSLPALASHVTTEQAMGKTRCEADFVSSYGEENFKRDVDKIKDYVLAGDTMQVVVSQRMSLPFTSEPLNLYRALRCLNPSPYMYFLNLGDHHIVGSSPEILARLQNNEVTVRPIAGTRRRGYSDAEDKALEKELVNDPKEIAEHLMLIDLGRNDVGRVAQVGTVDLTEKMVVERFSHVMHITSNVTGQLKEGLDAMDVLRATLPAGTLSGAPKIRAMEIIDELEPVKRGIYGGAVGYLSWKGDMDTAIAIRTAVIKDEKLYVQAGAGVVADSQPALEWKETMNKARAIFSAVDWVQK, from the coding sequence ATGACTCCTGAACTATTTGCTCAATATTGCGACGAGGGTTACAACCGTATTCCGGTAACCCGTGAAGTGCTCGCAGACACAGAAACACCGCTTTCCGCGTACCTTAAATTGGCCCATGGCCCATACACCTACTTGTTTGAATCTGTGCAAGGCGGTGAAAAATGGGGGCGTTATTCCATTATTGGTTTACCAGCTAAATATCGGCTTGAGGTGCGCGGTCGCACTGTTACTGAATTCAGTGGTAATGAGGTTGTTGCTACTGCAGAAGCTGCCGACCCGCTCGATTATGTATCGGCATTCCAAAAGCGATTTAATGTCCCCGAGCTTGAGGGCTTACCGGTATTTTCTGGCGGGCTTGTAGGTTATTTTGCTTACGACTGCGTGCGCTACATAGAGCCCAAGCTGTACCCCAGTGTGCCACACGATGAAATAGGTACTCCCGATGTACTGCTTATGGTGTCGGACGAACTACTGGTTTTTGATAACCTGCGCGGTAAGTTGCATTTAATTGTGCACGCAAACCCAGAAAACGGTGAAACCTTTGCGAGCGCGCAGGCGCGGCTAGATGCATTGGAAGCCGGTTTACAAAAAAGTTTACCCGCCTTGGCTAGTCATGTAACTACTGAGCAGGCGATGGGCAAAACCCGCTGCGAGGCAGACTTTGTGTCCAGTTACGGCGAAGAAAACTTTAAGCGCGATGTCGATAAAATTAAAGACTACGTATTAGCTGGCGATACGATGCAGGTTGTGGTGTCGCAGCGTATGAGCCTGCCTTTTACTTCCGAGCCGCTTAATTTATACCGCGCATTGCGCTGTTTAAATCCGTCACCTTATATGTACTTTCTAAATTTGGGTGACCACCATATTGTGGGCTCCAGCCCAGAAATTTTGGCTCGCTTGCAAAATAACGAAGTGACGGTACGGCCTATTGCAGGTACACGTCGGCGCGGTTACAGCGATGCAGAAGACAAAGCCTTAGAAAAAGAATTGGTTAACGACCCCAAAGAGATCGCCGAGCATCTTATGCTTATCGATTTGGGGCGCAACGATGTAGGTCGTGTTGCTCAAGTAGGAACAGTCGACCTCACCGAGAAGATGGTCGTTGAGCGCTTTTCGCATGTTATGCACATTACTTCTAATGTAACCGGCCAGCTAAAAGAGGGCTTGGATGCAATGGATGTGCTGCGCGCGACTTTGCCAGCGGGTACCTTGTCTGGCGCGCCTAAAATCCGAGCAATGGAGATTATTGACGAGCTAGAGCCGGTTAAGCGCGGTATTTATGGCGGGGCAGTAGGTTATTTATCATGGAAAGGAGATATGGATACTGCCATTGCTATTCGCACCGCTGTTATTAAAGATGAAAAGCTTTATGTGCAGGCTGGCGCCGGTGTGGTGGCCGATTCTCAGCCAGCACTAGAGTGGAAAGAAACCATGAACAAGGCGCGGGCAATATTTAGCGCAGTAGATTGGGTACAGAAGTAG
- a CDS encoding XRE family transcriptional regulator yields MEQKVANIAGAKASSDARIEKMSEIHRFSHAELDSLKILYPSGANDLRLKVFRDLRTRVYASAPGKNFTCMVTSVVPDGGCTYVVNNLAAAIALDKTRTSLVVDCNFYAPSADSLIVTDTDVGLTDYLDSADMGVESIVYASGIPRVRVIPAGGNTEGATERLSSMRMHAFLDELKTRYSDRYILIDAPAVGEYAADTRIMASLCDFVLLVVPYGKVTEAQIRSAVDAIGEKRLVGMVFNHM; encoded by the coding sequence TTGGAGCAGAAGGTTGCTAATATAGCTGGGGCAAAGGCATCCAGCGATGCGCGTATCGAAAAAATGTCGGAGATTCATCGGTTTAGCCATGCTGAGCTAGATAGCCTTAAAATTTTGTACCCCAGCGGTGCAAACGATCTTCGTCTTAAGGTTTTTCGCGATTTGCGCACTCGGGTATACGCAAGCGCGCCGGGTAAAAACTTTACCTGTATGGTTACGTCGGTTGTGCCAGATGGCGGTTGCACCTATGTGGTTAACAACCTAGCTGCCGCAATTGCACTGGATAAAACCCGCACTTCTCTAGTAGTCGATTGTAACTTCTACGCGCCATCTGCCGACTCGCTTATTGTTACCGATACCGATGTAGGGTTAACCGATTACTTAGATTCGGCAGACATGGGCGTTGAATCGATAGTTTATGCTTCGGGTATTCCTCGCGTGCGAGTGATTCCTGCTGGTGGCAATACCGAAGGCGCGACTGAGCGTCTTTCCTCTATGCGTATGCATGCTTTTTTGGATGAGCTAAAAACGCGTTATTCTGATCGCTATATTCTTATTGATGCACCTGCAGTGGGTGAGTACGCGGCAGATACTCGCATTATGGCGTCGCTGTGTGATTTCGTTCTATTGGTTGTGCCTTATGGCAAGGTGACCGAAGCACAGATCCGATCAGCCGTAGATGCAATTGGTGAGAAGCGTTTGGTGGGAATGGTCTTTAACCATATGTAG
- the prsR gene encoding PEP-CTERM-box response regulator transcription factor, translating to MSSSDKPKLLIVEDDSGLQSQLRWHFDQYEVVAATNREEAIAAVRLHEPAIILQDLGLPPDDEGVDEGFRCIREISTLSPTTKIIVMTGNADYENAVRAVAMGAYDFYQKPVNTDTLDLILQRAFHIHELEQRNRILQEQKQAPLDGVIACDPNMLKICRTIEKLGPSNVTCTLTGESGTGKEVLAKALHKLSPRADKRMVAINCAAVPENLMESELFGYEKGAFTGANKRTLGKVETAAGGTLFLDEIGDMPLGLQAKLLRFLQERVIERVGGREEIPVDVRVVCATNKNLKEMVAEGTFREDLYYRICEMEINIPPLRDRFGDKLLLARHFLSTFTEQQGRNNITGFSPEAIEAIEAYDWPGNIREMENRIKRSVVMADDKLISSEDLGLLNSDELTINLRQVRQTAERNAILRALAMTESNISATSKLLGVTRPTLYDLMKKYNIQSSSIGE from the coding sequence ATGAGTAGTTCGGATAAACCAAAACTATTAATTGTCGAAGATGACTCTGGCTTACAAAGCCAATTGCGCTGGCATTTTGATCAATACGAAGTGGTTGCAGCAACTAACCGCGAAGAAGCTATTGCAGCGGTTCGCTTGCACGAGCCCGCCATTATTTTGCAAGACCTCGGCCTGCCGCCTGATGATGAGGGCGTAGATGAAGGCTTTCGCTGTATACGCGAAATATCCACGCTTTCGCCCACCACAAAAATTATTGTAATGACCGGCAACGCCGATTATGAGAACGCAGTGCGCGCAGTTGCCATGGGCGCCTACGACTTTTATCAAAAACCGGTTAACACCGATACACTCGATCTAATACTGCAACGCGCATTTCACATCCATGAATTAGAACAGCGCAATCGCATTTTGCAGGAGCAAAAACAAGCTCCGCTGGACGGCGTAATAGCATGCGATCCCAATATGCTAAAAATTTGCCGCACCATAGAAAAGCTCGGGCCATCGAATGTAACTTGCACACTTACCGGCGAAAGCGGTACCGGTAAAGAAGTATTAGCAAAAGCACTGCACAAGCTAAGCCCACGAGCAGATAAACGCATGGTGGCCATTAACTGCGCTGCAGTGCCAGAAAACCTAATGGAAAGCGAGTTATTTGGCTATGAGAAAGGCGCATTTACCGGCGCCAATAAACGCACACTCGGTAAGGTAGAAACCGCAGCAGGCGGCACTTTATTTTTAGATGAAATTGGCGATATGCCGTTGGGCCTGCAAGCCAAGCTACTGCGCTTTTTACAGGAGCGGGTAATTGAGCGTGTAGGTGGCCGCGAAGAAATACCGGTAGATGTGCGCGTGGTTTGCGCCACCAACAAAAACCTTAAAGAAATGGTCGCAGAAGGCACGTTCCGCGAAGATTTGTATTATCGAATCTGCGAGATGGAAATAAACATTCCGCCGCTGCGTGACCGCTTTGGAGACAAACTCCTTTTAGCCCGTCACTTTTTATCTACCTTTACCGAGCAGCAGGGCCGCAATAATATTACTGGCTTTTCACCCGAAGCCATTGAAGCGATTGAAGCTTACGACTGGCCGGGCAATATTCGCGAAATGGAAAACCGTATTAAACGCAGCGTAGTGATGGCGGATGACAAGTTAATAAGCTCGGAAGACTTAGGCTTGCTCAACTCCGATGAACTTACCATCAACCTGCGACAGGTACGCCAAACTGCAGAGCGCAATGCTATATTGCGTGCACTCGCCATGACCGAGAGCAACATATCGGCTACGTCCAAATTGCTAGGCGTTACTCGCCCTACGCTTTACGATTTAATGAAGAAATACAATATTCAATCGTCTTCAATAGGCGAGTAA
- the prsK gene encoding XrtA/PEP-CTERM system histidine kinase PrsK, whose product MEFSSVTQTAFLCACVLSLAFTATCVYQAVKSKLHIAFIIAAIVQTGWLAILASAGKVGTLSVNTLLVAEAAHYISWIFALTFATLRYTQSSLPRVYTIFIWGVSIATFSASAFALTSDFDPAIIAGVVIWQGILLSVVGLLSVEQLYRNVSDYRLVKLICLNLAIIFIFDAYLFAQHLVLGHPDADLWQARAAVSIATSVFMAIGVMTLNQPRMQSAKLTFSRPVVFYSTSLTLAGALLTILAIGGYYVRLYGGDWGTVIYTVLMVCGLGSLLFVFASKHARENLNVLINKHLFTHKYDYRSEWLRLIDQLSQPTSIGETHARAIIVLADLFKCSGGALWLKRGKVMVPTRQVNIHIADVSETFEPNTSPFCATLEQEEWVFCLRSNDKGITLHNEHLPYWIDLIDDIWLVLPLLNENILIGFVVLTSPKSESVLNWEDLDLIKTVGRQVASYIVRHEQSELLTEARQFDAFNKLSAFVMHDLKNLIAQQSLVVSNAEKHKDNPAFVEDVINTINNSVTRMNNLLRKLQHSEPEQAKTLSIKDALVDAIKRCQKYKPAPTLMSIDPNWRIKADPDSLNMVFTHIIQNAQDATSSDGYVDISASQEDQLVRICIEDNGEGMDEDFIQNRLFKPFETTKTGKGMGIGVFQAREYIQSLGGNIVVESTLGEGTTFIITLPIL is encoded by the coding sequence ATGGAATTTAGCAGCGTAACTCAAACAGCCTTTTTATGTGCATGCGTCTTGTCTTTAGCCTTTACCGCCACGTGTGTATATCAAGCCGTTAAATCTAAACTGCATATTGCATTCATTATTGCCGCTATAGTTCAAACCGGCTGGCTGGCTATTTTGGCGTCGGCAGGTAAAGTAGGTACGCTTAGCGTAAACACACTACTTGTTGCAGAAGCTGCTCACTACATAAGCTGGATATTCGCCCTCACCTTTGCCACGCTGCGCTATACCCAATCCTCACTGCCACGCGTATACACCATTTTTATCTGGGGCGTGAGCATAGCTACCTTTTCCGCATCCGCCTTCGCACTTACCTCAGACTTCGACCCAGCAATTATTGCGGGCGTGGTTATCTGGCAAGGCATACTGCTAAGCGTTGTCGGCCTATTAAGTGTTGAACAACTGTACAGAAATGTTTCCGATTATCGGCTTGTCAAATTAATATGCCTAAACCTCGCCATAATATTTATCTTTGACGCGTATTTGTTCGCCCAGCACTTGGTGCTGGGTCACCCAGATGCAGACCTATGGCAAGCGCGCGCAGCTGTATCTATTGCTACAAGTGTATTTATGGCTATAGGAGTGATGACCCTCAATCAGCCGCGCATGCAATCGGCAAAACTTACCTTTTCTCGCCCAGTCGTTTTTTATTCAACTTCGCTTACGCTCGCAGGCGCCCTGCTGACAATTTTGGCCATAGGCGGTTACTACGTGCGGCTGTACGGTGGTGACTGGGGAACCGTTATTTACACCGTATTAATGGTTTGCGGCTTGGGCAGCCTACTGTTTGTATTCGCCTCCAAGCATGCGCGAGAGAACCTTAACGTATTAATTAACAAACACTTATTTACCCATAAGTACGACTATCGCTCTGAGTGGTTGCGACTTATTGACCAACTCTCGCAGCCCACCTCTATTGGCGAAACCCACGCCCGCGCCATTATTGTACTTGCCGACCTTTTCAAATGTAGCGGCGGAGCCCTGTGGCTAAAGCGCGGTAAAGTCATGGTGCCCACACGCCAAGTAAATATTCATATTGCCGACGTATCGGAAACATTCGAACCCAATACCTCGCCATTTTGCGCCACGCTAGAACAAGAAGAATGGGTGTTTTGTTTGCGCTCGAACGATAAAGGCATAACCTTACACAACGAACACCTACCCTACTGGATCGACCTTATCGATGATATTTGGCTGGTACTGCCCCTACTTAACGAAAATATTCTTATTGGGTTTGTGGTACTTACCTCGCCTAAATCTGAATCTGTTTTAAACTGGGAGGATTTAGACCTTATTAAAACAGTTGGTCGCCAGGTTGCCAGCTATATAGTACGCCATGAGCAATCAGAGTTGCTAACCGAAGCCCGCCAGTTCGACGCGTTTAACAAATTATCAGCATTTGTAATGCATGACCTTAAAAACTTAATCGCACAGCAATCGCTGGTTGTATCCAATGCCGAAAAACACAAAGACAACCCCGCATTCGTTGAAGATGTAATTAACACTATTAACAACTCCGTAACGCGCATGAACAACCTGTTGCGCAAGCTACAACACAGCGAGCCAGAGCAAGCTAAAACACTCTCAATTAAAGATGCCCTAGTCGACGCGATTAAACGCTGCCAAAAATACAAACCAGCTCCGACCCTTATGAGCATCGACCCGAACTGGCGAATAAAGGCAGACCCCGACAGCCTAAACATGGTATTTACCCACATAATACAAAACGCGCAAGACGCCACCTCGAGCGACGGCTATGTAGACATATCCGCTAGCCAAGAAGACCAGCTAGTACGTATCTGCATAGAAGATAACGGCGAGGGCATGGATGAAGACTTTATTCAAAATCGACTCTTCAAACCTTTCGAAACCACTAAAACCGGCAAGGGCATGGGCATTGGCGTATTCCAAGCGCGTGAATATATCCAAAGCTTAGGCGGCAATATTGTGGTAGAAAGTACCCTTGGCGAAGGCACAACCTTTATAATCACCCTACCTATTTTATAA